In Bacteroidetes bacterium GWF2_43_63, the sequence TGGATTGAATCACGATGTAAAAGTAGTGAAAGATATTTTAAGTAGCCAGTGGTGAGTAGCCAGTGGTCAGTAGTGATGAGTTATAGAACTAGTAATTTAATTATTATTAATCGACATCTGGCAAAATGCTCATTTTCGTTCTTTTTTTAGTCCGATGGCATCTTTTCTGATCGATTTTCGCCAGCGTTTGCCGTATTGCTGATCAAGATAACGGAATATTTCACGATTATAACCAACATTATCCTGTTGCGGCAGAACCTCACAACCCTCAAACCAGTATTCGATATGATATTTGTTTTCAAACAAAGTGTCCTTTGCTGAAAGCGAATAATCGCGTGCACCATTTATTTCAAGAATAATTCTCATTGTATTATTTTCTATATCACTTATAGCACCTTGACTATTGTAATGCGAAGGATACAGCCAATATTCTCCCAAACTGCTGTCGCGCACCTGCGGCAAAATAAATTGCTCAATATTTCCAGTAACTGTAAGTGCCGTATCGAACTTATAAAAATGAAAATATTGTCCATAAAGGCGATAATTACCAGGCAGTAGATTTTCAAAAATAAATTCTCCATCGAAACCCGAATACTGATGCGTATGCATTTCCATTCCTTCCATAGTAACAAGCACAAATGGGACAGGTTCAAGCGTTCCGGCATTGATTGCTTTCCCTTTTAAAACAAACGTATCCTGTGCAAACACAATACTAACCATCGATAGAGTCTGCAACAGCATAAAAACAATAAAATTCTTCATTTGAAAAATTCATAATTTACATTCAACAAAGCTAAAAATAAAACGGATCAGTCATTCATTTTTGTTCGGCTGAATCAGGGCCAACGCATTAAACTAAACAATTGTCATCAGAGTCGACTGGCGTTCTAACCAGTTCGAAACTACCGGCACGCAAAATTTGCTCCTGAGCCTGCGTGATCCAGGGTATTAAAACGAACCATCCTATCAAAACACAGCGGATCATCGGCTCATTTTTCATGAAAGATAACAACGATTTATGGTTGTATTTATAAAATCAGTTTCCAGATTAAATAAAAAACTGACACAGGATGTAAAACAGTTCGTTATGCATCAAATAACATATCAAAACCCTTGACAGAGCCTGATTTTTCACTATCTTTGCTCTCTTTTGCAAAAAATATTTCACATGGAAGAAAATACAGAATTGAACAATGGCAACATTGAAGAAACAAAACAGGAAAACCCTGTTGACGAAAAAAAAGTAGATGTGCAATCGCTTGTTGGCTCAAACATAAAAGCATTATTGGTTGATGTGGGCACTTCGATGTATCGCACCATCCGATATCCGGTTGGACAGTTTTTTGGGCCGGTTGACCTTGGGCTGCATCATTCGACCAAATATAATTCGATGAACATCGGGACCGGCTTGCTGGCAGGCTCAATTTTTCCTGGTTCAAACCGATTGATTTTTACGGGCTTCAGTCCTTGCTGGACCGGATTTTATATTTCAAGTATGGGTGGTGCCGGATTGGTTTTCGATAACCTCGGAATCGATTTACTCAGTATTACTGGCCGAGCTGCATCACCGTCGGTACTTATTCTCAATCGTATTCACGGAGAAGAAATTCAGTTGCGAGTTGAACCGCTCGAAATTCACGATATCTGGCGTTCAGGCAGGCAAGGAGTGTATTCACTTATGGATTATGTGAACGAAAATTTCCGCGACGAATACAGTGATGCCTACCGCATTCTGGCAACCGGTCCGGCCGCCGAAACAACAGATTTTGCAGGAGTTGTGAGTGTGCCTGTTCGTAAGCGCGAGCTAACGTTTGTCGATACCTGGGCCGGGCGGGGCGGATTTGGCTCGAAAATGTTTCAGGATTATAATATTGTTGCAATCATGTACGGAGGTACTTATATTGATAAGGACTTCCGCGATCGCAGCGTAGCGGATAAATGGTTTCAGGACCGATACAATAAAAAGCTGGCTGCCAAAGATCTGGAAGCCACGACCAAGTATCGCTTTGATCCGAAATTCGAGACCGGTGGTACTTTTGGAGTGAATTTCGCCACCATGAGCGGAAATATAATGGCATTCAATTACGATTCAATGTTCTGGTCCGAAGCTGACCGTAAGAAAGTGCACAAAGAATTTATTCTCGATCATTATCTCAAGCAATTCAACGACGAAACCATCAAACAAAAGCAGAACTGGACCTGCGGTGAGCCCTGTGTGGCCGTTTGCAAGAAGATGAACGCTGAGTTTAAAAAAGATTACGAGCCATATCAGACTATGGGTCCGCAGTGCGGTATATTCGATCAGCGAGCTGCAGAGCTTCTGAATCACCATGCCGATATGCTTGGATTTGATGCAATCTCGGTTGGCGGCGTGGTTTCGTGGCTAATGGAATTGCTTGCCCGAGGATTGCTCACCAAAGAAGATCTGCAGGTAACCCGCTACCCGATCTGGCACCGCGAGCGCTTCGATGTGGTAAAGGATTCGATGCATAATGCCCGACTTGGCGTTGAAATTTTAGATACCATTGTTCAAAAACGCGGTATCGTTGACTTCCAGCTTGGACCACGCCGTTGGGGCCGCAAACTGGCTCGTGAACGCGGCCGCGAAATTCTTGACAGTTTCCTCTACCTGGCTTTTGGACGTCGTGGCTGGATGGTGCCAAATCAATATTGGGTTCCCGGCGTATTGTCGCCCATGCCTATTGTTGGCAAATACTATATGTATTACGGAAGCGATTTTATGCATCCGCGCGAGCTTGGGCATACCGATACTACACGCTTTCAGAAAGAGCTGATCATGGACAATCTTGGGCTATGCCGCTTTCACCGCAATTGGGCCGAAGATTTCATGCCCGATATTATTGGTCAATTGTATGGCGAGGAGATCAAGGATAAATTTCTTGAAAGTCTGAAAAGCATAGCATACAACATCAACAGCCGTAACAACAGTACCTTGTGGGAATCGTGGCGCAATGTAGAATTGCTCGAAACTTATCTGAAACGCAAAAACGAAGAAGAAGGCAACAACGATCCCGATCTGATTGGCTGGATTGACTATTTCAAACGCGACCGACGCACAGCAGCCATCGATTATTGGTACGAAGTGCATAAGGGTATTTGCGAGTCGATGAATGAGTTCTAGATTAGTCGACAGGCGAGAGGCGTAAGTCGTTAGGCGTAATTAGGGAGTTGCCAGTGGTGCAAACATGCGCTAAATGCGCGCAGCACATGAAATGTAAAATGCTCTGGCGTCAGGAGACGTACGCCCATCGTGTTGCAGTTTGCGTCAGCGTAAAACAGCTTGCCACGTTTTACGTGGTTGTAAGCGAGAGACGCGCGCTCAGGTTGAGAGGACGAGATCAAGGTTCAGGAGCCTATGGCAAAAAAAAGCTGCGGAGCACAAATAGCACCTAAGGCGCAGCAGATATTAGCCCAGGGACATCGTCCCGGGTACACAAAAATGTGAGCAGCATCTATAAAATAAAAGAGCATTAGAATTTTAAGAGCAGGTTAAAATTCCGGATAGTGTAGGATTTCAATAAAATCCATATTTGATGCGGGTTTCGAATGATTTTTTATTGGAAATAAGTCGCTGAGAATTTAATAAAAACAGTTTTCAGCCCACATGGCAGCAAATTTAAGATTTCTGGAAGGGTAGAGCATCGTGTCGAAAATTCACGAATGTTTAAGCGGGGCAATAGATGAATATATTCCGGACCAACTGATAAGGTCCATGAAAAATCACTGTATGGTAAGTAAGAAATGTGCTCGAATGTTACATATGTCACCACGCTTTTCTTTACAAATTAAGGTTACATATGTAATTACAATTGTAATTATTAGTTGATATTTGTATACATTGGGTATAAGTATAAATGATAACAATAATTATGTTTATATAGCGGATTAACAATACTATAAGTGTAATCATATAATCCATATATTCAAGTTAAGTAGTATCATTTGATAGTATTAATGAATATAACCAGTCGAATATGTTAGGCTGTGTAAAACAATGCCTTAGCAATAGTATCACTATTGTCACATCACATATGGATTGTTTACAAATGTAATTACAATTGTAATTTAGCACAATTGCTATTTGTAACATTAAATAGTTTAATTTTGTAAACAAACCCAACGGTCATGATTGAAAGAATTCAGCTACTAATGAAAATCCATCAGATGTCGGCAGCCGACCTGGCCGATAAGCTTGGCACAGAGCGTTCAGGAATCTCTCATTTTCTGTCAGGCAGAAATAAACCAAGTCTTGCCTTTGTAACTAAGCTTCTGGAAAAGTTTCCTGATGTGAGTCCCGATTGGCTGGTAATGGGAAGCGGGCCAATGATGCGTGGTGATCAAAACGCGTTGCCGATGGTAGATGAGAAAAATATGAATTCATCCCCTGTGAAGGAGAAAGTAGGCCAGATGACTATAGATCAAGCAAATACAAAACACCCAGCCGTTAACGACGAGGAACCAGCCCCCTATAATACAATCACAACTAAGACTGAAAGGCCTGCAAAGCTGGAAAGCAAAAGCAATCTTGCTCCGCTGCCCGTCTCAAACAGTGGAGAAATAGAAAGAATAGTCATTTTTTACAATGACCATTCTTTCAGTGAGTATAAAATGAGATAACTACCTGATTAAAGACCTCTTAGTCGAAAAGCTCTTCAGGCTTAAACATCAGATTCGTTTCGCGTTCGGCATTTTCGTCACTGTCTGAACCGTGAATAGCGTTCATGGTGATGTTGGTGCCGAATTTACCACGAATGGTATCCGGAGCTGCGGCTTTTGGGTCAGTTGCTCCAACGAGTTTGCGGAAATCATCAACAGCATTTGGAGCTGTAATGCTGGCAACCACAATGGGGCCTGAAGACATAAAATCGATCAGTCCTTCGAAAAATTCCTGTTTTTTATGCACGGCATAGAATTCCTCAGCCTGCTTACGGGTTAACTGAATCATTTTCATTCCACGGATACGAAAACCACCGGCATTGATGGTGTGAACTATCGCGCCGATGTGACCGTTGGCTACTGCCTTGGGTTTAATGATTGCAAGTGTAATTGATCCTGCCATAGTTTGAACAGTTTAGTGAAACAATTGATGCAATTTATTAAATTTGCACTTTGAAACGTCAAAATTACTATTTTTTGAACACACCCGACAAAAATCATATCTGCAAGTTTATTTGCACTGATCCTCAGAATGTTGTTGTAGTCTCACATACAAGCCCCGATGGCGATGCCATTGGATCTGCGTTGGCCATGCAGAA encodes:
- a CDS encoding aldehyde ferredoxin oxidoreductase — translated: MYRTIRYPVGQFFGPVDLGLHHSTKYNSMNIGTGLLAGSIFPGSNRLIFTGFSPCWTGFYISSMGGAGLVFDNLGIDLLSITGRAASPSVLILNRIHGEEIQLRVEPLEIHDIWRSGRQGVYSLMDYVNENFRDEYSDAYRILATGPAAETTDFAGVVSVPVRKRELTFVDTWAGRGGFGSKMFQDYNIVAIMYGGTYIDKDFRDRSVADKWFQDRYNKKLAAKDLEATTKYRFDPKFETGGTFGVNFATMSGNIMAFNYDSMFWSEADRKKVHKEFILDHYLKQFNDETIKQKQNWTCGEPCVAVCKKMNAEFKKDYEPYQTMGPQCGIFDQRAAELLNHHADMLGFDAISVGGVVSWLMELLARGLLTKEDLQVTRYPIWHRERFDVVKDSMHNARLGVEILDTIVQKRGIVDFQLGPRRWGRKLARERGREILDSFLYLAFGRRGWMVPNQYWVPGVLSPMPIVGKYYMYYGSDFMHPRELGHTDTTRFQKELIMDNLGLCRFHRNWAEDFMPDIIGQLYGEEIKDKFLESLKSIAYNINSRNNSTLWESWRNVELLETYLKRKNEEEGNNDPDLIGWIDYFKRDRRTAAIDYWYEVHKGICESMNEF
- a CDS encoding nucleoside-diphosphate kinase; protein product: MAGSITLAIIKPKAVANGHIGAIVHTINAGGFRIRGMKMIQLTRKQAEEFYAVHKKQEFFEGLIDFMSSGPIVVASITAPNAVDDFRKLVGATDPKAAAPDTIRGKFGTNITMNAIHGSDSDENAERETNLMFKPEELFD